The DNA window AGTCATCATCAATCACCGGCATCATCTCCTTCTTCATCCATCGGCAAACACCCGGGGCATACATACAATAGTATTCTTGTAATCACTAGCGACATTGCGCGTCCCGTTTCTTTTTTTTCAACCCCAACCGGGCAAGCAAGACATCCACCGGCGCCCaccgacaccaccaccaccacccatcacGCCCATCACACCACCAACGACCGCCATCGACAGGCAACCAACACCTTAAATCGGCCTTGACACCCTCTTCGGTGACCCCCCTGCTACCGGTTACCAGATTGCTGGGTCTCCTTGGCGCGCCatcttcctctcctccctcgcccgtcttATAAGATATCACATCCGCATCGCATCgtatcgcatcgcatcgcctcCTGTCACTGTTGGCCGCCTAAATTTCACCCGTTTTATTGCTTATATACCCCTCAGCCGTTGCGCGGGACCCGGCCGAACCGACCTGTCGGTAGCAGCTCTCGCGCTCTACTCTTTCCTTTTACttgcttttttttcttcagcagcaccggcatcGACACCACCGCGTCAGCAGCCCGTAATTCCTCCTTGATCGTACCCTCCTCACTCTCTCAGGAGGccacgcacacgcacataTATATATTTGCCCCCACCACGGGCCCATCTCTTCGGTttccgtctcgccgcctcccgcgcgTCTACATGTGTCTAAAGGACAACGCCAGGATGCTCTGCTCGCGTGTTCAGACCTTGCTGCAGCGTCGGCGCAAGCATAAGAGGGTTCCCATGGAAATTGTGAGTATTCCCATGAATTCAGTCCGCGGCTTCtggtgctgctactgctTCATCTGGTTACCCCAGTCTCTCTTGCTCATGCTGACAATCTCTCCCAGTCCGCTCCCTTTGACCTCAAGCACGAGCCCGTCTGCCTGCCAGGCGTGTCCGAGGATGAGTACGACACTTGCCGCCCCTCGAGCGTCACGTCACACAAATGCCGGCTCTGCTGACACTTTTTTGAACGTCTAGGATCTCCATCCTCCGCgaaaaggccgccgccagccgcaTCGGCGTCTTCGAGTACATGCCCTCgcgctcccgctcgccctctCTGCACAAGATCTCGCGTCCGATTCGCACGCCGTCCCCTGCCGTCATgacgtcgctgccgccgcacgtTGCCGTCCCCGCGCGGCCGGTGTGGTGAGACAATCGCCGAGACCACCAACATCATCACTATCAATCCACTCGTCGTCAATGCCGGCCGTCTTCGTTCTTTACAGCAACACCATCCATTGGTATAATCTCGTCCGTCTGCCGACAAAACCACATGCCTTTTTCTTCCTTACGAAGTATACCTATCATGTCGACAGTCGACCTAGTCGGCAGTGTAATAACACCAACAACATCAACAGCCACTATTCAAAGTCAccaaaaaacaaaaaaaggGGACTACCTACCACTAGACTGCAACagagcggcagcaacagcacgTGTTTTCTTCAGCCCTTTCTTTCTTCTGTCTCTTTGTGTGTCTCGGTTGTGCAAGAGGAACCAGGCGGGGAAAGGGGATCTGGCGTACCTCGCGTGGGAAACTCCTTTGGGTTTCTTTTTCCTTTCTCGGGATTTCTTTTTGTCTTGAGTGTCTTTTGCAGTTTCACCCGTTGTTCTGGCTCCATCGCGGCACAGAAACGGAGGTTTGATGGGACGGGACGTCAGATTTGTACGATACAGACGGGGAAACGGCCTCGGGGAAAAGAAGGCAAGGGGGCGCTGCGGGAGGGCAAAAGGAGGGATCACTTTTACTAGACGGGGGAAACTGGCTTGGGCCTCGGAAGACGGGCATGGGAAACGGGAATGGGCACAAGGGAAAGGAACATGATTATGGCTACGCAGGTACAGGGACGGGAGGAAAcgacatgcatgcatgcacgcatggTTTTCTTTGCAGAAATTTGTCCTCGGCGTGGTCCGTCACTGTAGACTAGATTAATAAGAATAGAAACAGTCACCAGTGTCTGGAACGATTTGAGGGGAAAAGAAGTCTGTCCAGGCTTGACCTTGTCTCGTCGAGTCTGGATCGCTGGCATTTCCCTTCCTTCTTCTGTGTATGTGTTATTATATGCGTCAAGTAGCACGTACGGTCAAGACTACACATCTTCATTTTTGTGTGTATGAACACGTCATCAACATCACGCCAGCCACCCGCGGTACTCGTCCAGGCTCTCGAGGCGAACCCCCTCGGTCTCGCCCttgacgtcgagcagccggACGCGCGACCCCTTCCCGCCGTCCCGGCTCCACGCGGCGAGCCGCGCCTCGACCCTGCGGaccgtgtcgccgccgtcgtcgtcgcgcatcagcagcgccagcgcgtcgtagccgcccgccccgggcacgacgccgccgtagacgccctcgacgccgcccagcgcgtccagcagctccgtctgcgcctcgggctcgacgggcacgccgctgcggcggcccatGTCGCGGACGCGCTCCCGCACcgcggccagcaggccgggcagctcgtcggcccgcccgtg is part of the Purpureocillium takamizusanense chromosome 7, complete sequence genome and encodes:
- a CDS encoding uncharacterized protein (EggNog:ENOG503P9VI), with the translated sequence MLCSRVQTLLQRRRKHKRVPMEISAPFDLKHEPVCLPGVSEDEISILREKAAASRIGVFEYMPSRSRSPSLHKISRPIRTPSPAVMTSLPPHVAVPARPVW